The DNA region GAAATACGTTATCAGCTTACCTGAGTCAGTATCCATGACACGAAGACGAAGTGAGCTAGCTTTTGGCTTGAGCGTATGACCGCTCATATTGTGACCAGGCTTTCCGGCTCTCCGTGTTTTGAGCGAGGGTGGCTTTGGGTTTTCAACTCCAAAAAATGACATTAGCACTCCTAACTTTGGTACGAGACGGCTATAGAAGACCTGAAAATCCCCATTTTGTCAATGTATTACAATAGACAAAAGTATTTGATTTGGCTAAGCTCAGGCCATGAAAGATTTGCGTGTATTAGCCATTGAGTCGAGTTGCGACGAAACAGCGATCGCTGTTTTGTCTGTGGATGCAAAGGGGAAAAGTGTCGAACTTGTACACAATTTGGTTTCATCGCAAATTCCTATTCACCAAAAGTATGGTGGTGTGGTGCCAGAGGTAGCAGCGCGTTCGCATGTGCCAGAAACAGTCTCGCTTTTAACGCAGGCTTTGGGTGATAAAGGGATGGATTCGTTTGATGTTATCGCTGTTACACAAGGACCAGGTCTCGCAACAGCTTTGCGTGTTGGTATCGAGGCTGGCCGTGTTTTGGCGATGTTAAGCGGTAAGCCGATTATTGGCGTAAACCATCTCGAGGGTCATTTGGCCTCTGCTTGGCTTGATGAGAAAGCGCGTGAACACTGGGAGTACCCGATGCTGGCTTTGATTGTTTCAGGTGGTCATACCGAACTCGTACTTATGAAAGCGCCAGGCAAGTATAAGATTGTTGGTCAAACGCGTGATGATGCAGCAGGTGAGGCTTTTGATAAATCCGCAAAACTCATGGGATTGCCATATCCGGGAGGTCCACAGATTTCAAAGCTCGCACTTGAAGGTGACGAAAAGGCTTTCGATTTGCCGCGTCCAATGCTTAAGGACGCAACCCTAGATATGAGCTTTAGTGGACTAAAGACTGCAGTACGTTTGGCTTGGCAAACGGTTTCAAGCAAAGAAGGTGAGGCTCGAGAACAAGCCAAAGAAGATCTTTCTGCCTCGGTACAGCGCGCGATTGTTGATGTGCTCGTATACAAAACCATAAAGGCAGCAAAAAAACACCAAGTAAAAGCAATACTTTTGGTTGGAGGTGTATCGGCTAATGCTCTTTTGCGTGAAGCGTTGGGCAATGCTATTGAAACGCAATTATCTGACGTTCGATACTTTCCTTCTGACAAAAGATATATTACGGATAATGCGGCAATGATTGCGGCGGCAGGCTATTGGCGCTATCAACTTGGTGAGTCGCATAATTGGAAGACGATGGACGCAAAACCAGAATGGAATGTATGACGCAAACATTTACGATTACAACACTCAATGACTGGGAAGCGCTCGCAAAAGATATTGCGAAGATTTTAGTACCTGGCCAAATTTTTGCCCTGCAGGGTGATTTAGGAGCTGGTAAAACCACCTTTGTTCAAGCGCTTGCTGCGGCGATGGGTTCTAAGAGCGCGCCAAAGAGTCCAACGTTTTCGTTAATGCGTACGTATTCGGTTAAAACGACATCGGGCATTAAACGTTTGATTCATGTTGATGCATATCGTATCGAAAGCGATGAGGATTTTCGTGTCCTGGATTTAGACGAAGAGCTCGCAGGAGGTGATGCGATTCTTGCATTAGAGTGGCCAGAACGTGTAGAAGGGTGGATCAAAAAACATGAGAAGCAAGTCCTCATGTTTTCGATCGTTCAAGAAGGGGAGACGCGGCACGTAACGCTTGAACAGATTTAGGCTTTTTTGCCCGTACCTGGTTCTAAAAGTTCGGAGTCAACATTTGCTACCGCAAAGATCTCTTCGACGCTTGTAATGCCA from Candidatus Nomurabacteria bacterium includes:
- the tsaD gene encoding tRNA (adenosine(37)-N6)-threonylcarbamoyltransferase complex transferase subunit TsaD yields the protein MKDLRVLAIESSCDETAIAVLSVDAKGKSVELVHNLVSSQIPIHQKYGGVVPEVAARSHVPETVSLLTQALGDKGMDSFDVIAVTQGPGLATALRVGIEAGRVLAMLSGKPIIGVNHLEGHLASAWLDEKAREHWEYPMLALIVSGGHTELVLMKAPGKYKIVGQTRDDAAGEAFDKSAKLMGLPYPGGPQISKLALEGDEKAFDLPRPMLKDATLDMSFSGLKTAVRLAWQTVSSKEGEAREQAKEDLSASVQRAIVDVLVYKTIKAAKKHQVKAILLVGGVSANALLREALGNAIETQLSDVRYFPSDKRYITDNAAMIAAAGYWRYQLGESHNWKTMDAKPEWNV
- the tsaE gene encoding tRNA (adenosine(37)-N6)-threonylcarbamoyltransferase complex ATPase subunit type 1 TsaE, yielding MTQTFTITTLNDWEALAKDIAKILVPGQIFALQGDLGAGKTTFVQALAAAMGSKSAPKSPTFSLMRTYSVKTTSGIKRLIHVDAYRIESDEDFRVLDLDEELAGGDAILALEWPERVEGWIKKHEKQVLMFSIVQEGETRHVTLEQI